In one Methanothermobacter sp. genomic region, the following are encoded:
- a CDS encoding PhoU domain-containing protein gives MKNKTKNATLKSIIDVILYENPSTQDEIAERLGITRRYVTKLLQPLIKEGVVRRAYIVDIKKFEEFPELFGEEVTSREYAGSFFIKEILRDMAQHVCKQLRKSFRSLEEYDEDLANEALKMDYITNTMHEKVRSSVDTAIAMNPYSEFSKTMAFTEIAYDLERIGDHSAIIANFAVKESYEVDPAMMEYLREMFSIAVEMVNTAMDAFLNEKLELKAKLMSLEDDIHRVQKNALNCVATQMAETPFEDKERSTYYISLSRVVKTFERIADISIEIFDTAGEYYRNIPRTTTPERFRRREREGM, from the coding sequence ATGAAAAATAAAACAAAAAATGCAACACTCAAGTCAATCATAGATGTTATACTCTATGAGAACCCATCCACACAGGATGAGATTGCAGAAAGGCTTGGAATAACAAGACGGTATGTTACCAAACTCCTCCAGCCCTTAATAAAGGAGGGTGTTGTGAGAAGGGCCTACATTGTGGATATAAAGAAATTTGAGGAATTCCCGGAGCTCTTTGGGGAGGAGGTTACATCCAGGGAATACGCAGGGAGCTTTTTCATCAAGGAGATACTCAGGGACATGGCACAGCATGTCTGCAAGCAGCTCAGGAAGTCATTCAGGTCCCTTGAGGAATACGATGAGGACCTTGCAAATGAGGCCCTGAAGATGGACTACATAACAAACACCATGCACGAGAAGGTGAGGTCCTCTGTTGATACAGCCATAGCAATGAATCCCTACTCGGAATTCAGCAAGACAATGGCATTCACAGAGATTGCCTATGACCTTGAAAGGATAGGTGATCACTCTGCAATAATAGCCAACTTCGCAGTTAAGGAGTCCTATGAGGTTGACCCCGCGATGATGGAGTACCTCCGAGAGATGTTTTCAATTGCTGTTGAGATGGTGAATACAGCAATGGATGCATTCCTCAACGAGAAACTTGAACTCAAGGCAAAACTCATGTCCCTTGAGGACGATATTCACAGGGTCCAGAAGAACGCCCTTAACTGTGTGGCCACACAGATGGCCGAAACACCATTTGAGGACAAGGAACGCTCAACCTACTACATATCCCTTTCAAGGGTTGTGAAGACCTTTGAGAGAATAGCAGATATTTCAATTGAGATATTCGATACCGCAGGGGAGTATTACAGGAATATACCGAGAACAACAACACCTGAGCGTTTCAGGAGGCGTGAGAGGGAGGGTATGTGA